The following DNA comes from Winogradskyella sp. PG-2.
AAGCAAACGTTGTAATTAACTGTGGTGATGCTGGACAAGAAGGTGAACTGATTCAACGTTGGGTAATTAATGAAGCAAACTATAAAGGTGAAGTACAACGCTTATGGATTTCATCTTTAACAACTGAAGCCATAAAAGAAGGTTTTAATAATTTAAAATCTTCAAAAGACTACGATAACTTATACTATGCTGGCTTTTCTCGCTCTATTGGTGATTGGTTATTAGGTATTAATGCAACGCGCTTATATACTGTTAAACATGGTGGCTACAAACAAGTATTGTCTGTAGGACGTGTGCAAACGCCTACGCTAGCGATGCTCGTTAATCGCTTTAAAGCCATTGAAAACTTTAAGCCTCAGCCCTATTGGGAATTACAAACATTGTACAGAGATACTTTGTTTAGTTACGAAGAAGGTCGTTTTCTTAAAATGGAAGATGGAGAAGTATTGGCTAATAAAGTAAAGGAACACGAATTTGAAATTGTTTCTATTACAAAAAAGAAGGGCACAGAATATGCACCAAAGCTTTTCGACCTCACAGGATTACAAGTCTATTGCAATACAAAATTTAGTTTTTCAGCAGATGAAACACTAAAAATCGCCCAAAAACTCTATGAAAAAAAGGTTGTAACTTACCCAAGAGTAGATACCACTTTTTTACCAAATGATGTTTATCCTAAAGTAAAAAATATTTTGTCTAAACTTACTGATTATAAAGTACTTATATCATCTTTGTTAAATAAACAAATAAAGAAGCCTACAAAGGTATTTAATGATAAGAAAGTTACGGATCATCATGCCATTATACCTACAGGAATGCAAACTCATTTGCAATATAATGAGCAACAAGTTTATGAAAGTATTGTTAAACGATTTATAGCTGTTTTTTATGACGATTGTAAAGTATCTAATACAACTGTTATAGGAAAAGCAGCTGATGTAAATTTTAAAACTACAGGAAAAGAAATTTTATCTAAAGGTTGGCGCGTCGTATTTGAAACAGAAAAATCAAATAAAAAAGTAGAAACACTATTACCAACATTCATTAAAGGAGAAAAAGGAGCTCATGAGCCTTCGTTTCTAGAGAAACAAACAAAACCGCCAAATCAATTTACAGAGGCCTCTCTCCTACGTGCTATGGAAACAGCAGGAAAGCAAGTAGATGATGATGAGTTAAGGGATTTAATGAAAGAGAATGGTATTGGTCGTCCATCGACACGTGCTAATATTATTGAAACACTTTTTAGACGTAAGTATATTAAACGAAATAAAAAGCAAATCTTGCCAACTATCACAGGCATTCAATTAATTGATACTATAAAGAATGAACTGCTAAAATCTGCAGAACTTACAGGTTCTTGGGAAAAGCAATTAAAGGATATTGAGAAAGGTAAAATCAGTGCAAGTGCTTTTATAAAAGGTATGAAACGCATGGTTGATGCTTTAGTGTACGAAGTTCGAAGCGAAAAAGTAGAAACACGTATTTCTGCTGTAAATAATAAACCTGTTGTAAAAGCGAAATCTAAAGCAAGTACGAAAACTAAAAAACTTATTGGAACAACTTGTCCTAAATGTAAAGCTGGTGAGTTATTAAAAGGCAAAGCTGCATTTGGTTGTAATCTATATGGAAAGTCATGTGATTTTACTTTACCCTTTAGTTTTGGCAATAAAAAGATTTCTGAAAATCAATACTTGCGCTTATTAAGCAAAGGATCAACAGTGAACTTAAAAGGTTTCAAAATTGAAGGCAATGCCATTGAAGGGTTACTGAGGTTTGATGATCATTTTAAATTAAATCTAGAGCCGAAAAAAGCTAAAGAAAAACCAATCCAAGCTGATGATGCTTGTCCCAAATGCAAAACAGGTAAAATACTTAAAGGGAAAGCCGCTTTTGGCTGCAGCAATTATAAAACTGGTTGTGATTTTCGCATTAATTTTTAACTCTAATTATCCTTATCATTACTTACTTTTAAATGACTAACAGTTTCAAAAAGCTCCGTAATTGTATGCTGAAGATGTTTTGGCGTTACCGCTCTAAAATAGTTAAGCAGGTCTTTGCTTGTTGCATATCTATTGGTTTTAGTTTTTAATTTTCCATCAATAGAATTCCAATCTTCAAGAAAATTTCTTAATGCTCTATTTACGTTCTCCTCACCTACTACTTTTTGAAATTGATACATTTGAATTGCTCCTTTAGCATAATATATATAGTCTTGGTTTTCTACGAATTCAAGTGATGGTTCTGTAAAAGCCTCTCTATCTTTACCTTTTTTATAGATGTCTTTTTGAAGTTCTAAGAATTGAAGTAGCTTGTCTTCAGAATAGTGTTCTTTTAAAACCATCATTGCAACATACTGTGATAATGTTTCTAAAATAAAGTGTCTTCCTTTTACATTAGCCGCTTCTACTTGTATTCCAAACCATTGGTGCGCAATTTCATGAGCAGTCACATAAAATGCCATATCCACATCACTTTCATCATCTATATCCAAAATAAAGCCTATGGATTCTGAAAAAGGTATAGTTCCTGGAAATGATTGAGCATATTGTGCATAACGTGGAAATTCCATAATTCGCAGGTGCTCATATTGGTAAGGACTAAAGTTTTCACTGTAATAGTTTAGAGATGCTTTCATGGAAGATAGCATTCTATCTAGATTATAATCATGAGCTTTATGATAGTAAATCTCTAAGTCAACAGGTTTTGAAATTGAATCCTTTTGATATATCCAATGGTCTTTTTTTATTTCATATTCCGCGGAAACTATAGAATAAAAATCTATGATTGGGATTTTCATTTTATAATGAAAATAGTTGCGATTATCATTTGTCCACTGTTTCAATAGTTCTCCAGGAACAAGAGCCGTTTGTTCTTCTGATGTACCGATAATCATTTCAAAATTTAAACCGTCAGAATCACTACCTGATCTCGCTTTTACTAGTTCATTTGTATTTTGTCGGTCCGCTTTATTATATCGTATGGGTAAATTTTGCTCTTTACGTTCGTCTGCATCATTTAACTCATACTTTCTATTATAGCCAATGGTTGGCAAATCCGAATTATTAAAGAATGTTCCGTTTTTATTGATATTCACATTAGAATTCCCTGATTCAAATCCTTTTGTTATAAAACTTTGTTTAAAATACATTTTTACAGAATCTCCCGGTTTTAATACTGAATTCAGATTGAATATTGTGTAATCAAACTTTTTATAGTGATTGTTTTGTGTTGCTCCACCTTCAAAAGAAAGGCTATCTATTGTGATATTTCCTTCTAGAAGTTTTTGAATGTGAACAGATGTTATGTCTTCCCTATTTGTATTTTTCAGAATATAATAGCCTTCTACTGTGTAATCTCTAGTTGAAGGATACAACTCTAATCGCAAATTAACATCTACTAGTTTAGGTTGCGGCACATATTCAAATTGCTTGAGCTCTTTTTCATAGTCTACTCTAAAGGCAGTAGCTTCAGAATTGGTCCAATATTCATTTAAAATATTTGTGTTATAAAAAATAAAGCTTCCCATAGCTAGGAACGCTAAGAATACTATAGAAGTTAATTTTATAAGTGGCTTACTGAAACTGTTTTTACCAGCTTTAATTCGTTTTTTCAAGTTCACAAATCATTTGCAGTGTCTAAAAAGCATATACATTGTATTGAAGGTAATCGCATTTATATTGGTGACCATATTGTACCTGTTGGAAAATTGTATAAGACTAATCTCAATAAGCTATTAAAATAGGTAATACTTAATTATTAATTGACTTTTTTAATGGGTACATAAAAATCCTCCTCTGAATCTGGACTTCCATTTTTATATTTTTCACCCATCACTTGAAAGTGCGGTCTATCATCAATGACATAACCCGATGTTGGCAGCCATTTGGTCATAATTTGCTGATACGTTTTTGAAGCATCCATACCTTTATGTAAAAAGACGGCGTATTCACCTTTAGGAATTATAAAGGCTGTCATTCCTTCAGGAATAGGGTCTAAACTTGAAACTTCAACACAAGCCCAAATATCAATAGATGCTTCAAAATTATTGAAATTAGTATACTCTTGCAGTGCTATAAATTCACCATTTATTGTATTTGTTATGGTTTTTGGATTTGGCATAAAACGTTGCCATAAAGCAACTATGTTTCCAAACTGACCATGATGCATGCTGCTTTTTATTCCATTAAGTTTCTTTTCAGTCTGATGTATAAGTTTAGGATTCATTATTACTTTTTAATTTTTGATATGATTCTGAAAGCTTGCTGATTTAGTGATTTAGATTCACTTTGTGCCAGTACTATAGCTTCTCTAATCAAATCTTTTACCACAGTATTGTTATAGTCATCAGCACTAGATATAGGAATATGACGAATTAATTTCCCTGTACCTTTTAATAATTGCTTTGGGTCGGATAACAAGGTACCTTTATTGAATCCCAAATTTAGATGATTGGTGTATATCGGAATCATACAAAAACTATTGCCTAATTTTTCTGACAATGAATATACTGAAGTTAAAGCGTGTGTGTGATACAGCAGTTCAATTGCTTCTGGATACAAGTCTAAAACAAACAACCTCAACTCAAGATATAAATCTATTAGCTCTTTAGATTTGTATTTAAGAACATTGAGAAAATCGGGATGTACATCGTTGTTTAAACTCATAACTTAAAGGTATAAAAAAACCATCCTAATGAATATTAAGATGGTTATATAATTATAGAAATTAAATAATTATGCTTGTTTTACTTTAACAGCATTCATACCACGTTGTCCTTTTTCTAATTCGAAAGTTACTTTATCATTCTCTGCAATATCATCGATGATACCACTAACGTGAGTAAAGTGCTTTTCATTGGTTTCAATATCAATGATAAATCCAAAACCTTTTGAACTATCATAGAAAGATACTTTACCAGTTCTTACTGGATCGAATTCTTCATCGCTATCCTCTTTTTGTGGAATTCCGATGACGATATTTTCCGCTTTAACCTTCACTTTCATTGTTGGATCTGGTGGAGTATCTGTTAGATTCCCATTATGATCTACATAAGCTAAAGGGATTCCGCCTGAACCATTTTCTTCTTTTGCGAGTTTACGCGCTTCCATTTTCTTACGCTTATCTTCTCTCTTTTTTAATCTCTTTTTTTCTTTTTCGCTTTTACTAAAGGTTTGTTGTGATTTAGCCATTCGTTGTTTTAAAAATTAATATATGCTTGCTTATTAAATTAATACTAACGCATACAATATAATCATCTTAACAATGCATCGTATTAGAAACCAAGAAAAATAACGTAGAATTAATGTTACTTGTGCGGTATATCTTCAATAAACAGATTGCAAAGATAATATATTCTTAGCAAAATTTTAAGAATTTACCCTTTTAAATATTTTTTTGGAATCTTAAATCGTTCACTTTCAATGGTCCAAAACATAGAGAGAATCCAGTATCTATCTCCATCGAAGAAAATTTCATAGCTTGTAATCCCAGTTTTTGATTCAATACTTTTATCTTCAGCTCTAAAGGTATATGTGCTAAAAACTTGTATTACAGAACCAAATTCATTTATGGTGTTGGCGACTTCGCACTCGTAAAACCCTTTTTTATCTAAATAATC
Coding sequences within:
- a CDS encoding DNA topoisomerase 3 — translated: MKVCIAEKPSVAREIASVLGATTKRDGYYEGNGYAVTYTFGHLCTLYEPVDYKHYWKSWDLNNLPMLPEKFQVKVSDNDGIKKQFRIVKSLFDKANVVINCGDAGQEGELIQRWVINEANYKGEVQRLWISSLTTEAIKEGFNNLKSSKDYDNLYYAGFSRSIGDWLLGINATRLYTVKHGGYKQVLSVGRVQTPTLAMLVNRFKAIENFKPQPYWELQTLYRDTLFSYEEGRFLKMEDGEVLANKVKEHEFEIVSITKKKGTEYAPKLFDLTGLQVYCNTKFSFSADETLKIAQKLYEKKVVTYPRVDTTFLPNDVYPKVKNILSKLTDYKVLISSLLNKQIKKPTKVFNDKKVTDHHAIIPTGMQTHLQYNEQQVYESIVKRFIAVFYDDCKVSNTTVIGKAADVNFKTTGKEILSKGWRVVFETEKSNKKVETLLPTFIKGEKGAHEPSFLEKQTKPPNQFTEASLLRAMETAGKQVDDDELRDLMKENGIGRPSTRANIIETLFRRKYIKRNKKQILPTITGIQLIDTIKNELLKSAELTGSWEKQLKDIEKGKISASAFIKGMKRMVDALVYEVRSEKVETRISAVNNKPVVKAKSKASTKTKKLIGTTCPKCKAGELLKGKAAFGCNLYGKSCDFTLPFSFGNKKISENQYLRLLSKGSTVNLKGFKIEGNAIEGLLRFDDHFKLNLEPKKAKEKPIQADDACPKCKTGKILKGKAAFGCSNYKTGCDFRINF
- a CDS encoding M1 family aminopeptidase; the protein is MKKRIKAGKNSFSKPLIKLTSIVFLAFLAMGSFIFYNTNILNEYWTNSEATAFRVDYEKELKQFEYVPQPKLVDVNLRLELYPSTRDYTVEGYYILKNTNREDITSVHIQKLLEGNITIDSLSFEGGATQNNHYKKFDYTIFNLNSVLKPGDSVKMYFKQSFITKGFESGNSNVNINKNGTFFNNSDLPTIGYNRKYELNDADERKEQNLPIRYNKADRQNTNELVKARSGSDSDGLNFEMIIGTSEEQTALVPGELLKQWTNDNRNYFHYKMKIPIIDFYSIVSAEYEIKKDHWIYQKDSISKPVDLEIYYHKAHDYNLDRMLSSMKASLNYYSENFSPYQYEHLRIMEFPRYAQYAQSFPGTIPFSESIGFILDIDDESDVDMAFYVTAHEIAHQWFGIQVEAANVKGRHFILETLSQYVAMMVLKEHYSEDKLLQFLELQKDIYKKGKDREAFTEPSLEFVENQDYIYYAKGAIQMYQFQKVVGEENVNRALRNFLEDWNSIDGKLKTKTNRYATSKDLLNYFRAVTPKHLQHTITELFETVSHLKVSNDKDN
- a CDS encoding GyrI-like domain-containing protein is translated as MNPKLIHQTEKKLNGIKSSMHHGQFGNIVALWQRFMPNPKTITNTINGEFIALQEYTNFNNFEASIDIWACVEVSSLDPIPEGMTAFIIPKGEYAVFLHKGMDASKTYQQIMTKWLPTSGYVIDDRPHFQVMGEKYKNGSPDSEEDFYVPIKKVN
- a CDS encoding DUF1801 domain-containing protein; protein product: MSLNNDVHPDFLNVLKYKSKELIDLYLELRLFVLDLYPEAIELLYHTHALTSVYSLSEKLGNSFCMIPIYTNHLNLGFNKGTLLSDPKQLLKGTGKLIRHIPISSADDYNNTVVKDLIREAIVLAQSESKSLNQQAFRIISKIKK
- a CDS encoding cold-shock protein; this encodes MAKSQQTFSKSEKEKKRLKKREDKRKKMEARKLAKEENGSGGIPLAYVDHNGNLTDTPPDPTMKVKVKAENIVIGIPQKEDSDEEFDPVRTGKVSFYDSSKGFGFIIDIETNEKHFTHVSGIIDDIAENDKVTFELEKGQRGMNAVKVKQA